One Natator depressus isolate rNatDep1 chromosome 3, rNatDep2.hap1, whole genome shotgun sequence DNA segment encodes these proteins:
- the RSAD2 gene encoding S-adenosylmethionine-dependent nucleotide dehydratase RSAD2 isoform X1, with translation MHLAEMRTLPQALAMLLRVLHAQLSALWLCLAPFSCWLRGALLPGRSPPLLEEGAGEPDGAEVPTVPTSVNYHFTRQCNYRCGFCFHTAKTSFVLPLEEARRGLTMLKEAGMEKINFSGGEPFLQDRGEFVGKLVQFCKQELKLSSVSIVSNGSMIRERWFKRYGDYLDILAVSCDSFDEEVNVLIGRGQGNKNHIENLQRLRKWCRDYAVAFKLNSVINRFNVHEDMNEQIKALNPVRWKVFQCLLIEGENTGEGALREAEKFIISDEDFERFLDGHREVSCLVPESNQKMRDSYLILDEYMRFLNCRNGRKEPSKSILDVGVEHAIKFSGFDEKMFLSRGGKYVWSKADMKLEW, from the exons ATGCACCTCGCCGAGATGCGCACCTTGCCCCAGGCGCTGGCGATGCTGCTCCGAGTCCTCCATGCGCAGCTGAGCGCCCTGTGGCTCTGCCTGGCGCCGTTCTCCTGCTGGCTCCGGGGGGCGCTGCTGCCCGGGAGGAGCCCCCCGCTGCTGGAGGAGGGCGCTGGGGAGCCGGATGGCGCCGAGGTGCCCACGGTTCCGACCAGCGTCAACTATCACTTCACCCGCCAGTGCAACTACCGCTGCGGCTTCTGCTTCCACACGGCCAAGACCTCCTTCGTGCTGCCCCTCGAGGAAGCCAGGAGGGGGCTGACCATGCTCAAGGAGGCGG GTatggaaaaaataaacttttcagGAGGAGAGCCATTTCTGCAAGACAGAGGAGAATTTGTGGGCAAATTGGTCCAGTTTTGCAAGCAGGAACTAAAACTGTCAAGTGTCAGCATTGTGAGCAATGGCAGCATGATTAGAGAACGATGGTTCAAGCGTTACG GTGACTACCTAGACATTCTTGCAGTTTCCTGTGATAGTTTTGATGAGGAAGTCAATGTTTTAATTGGCCGTGGACAAGGAAACAAGAACCACATTGAGAATCTCCAAAGACTGAGAAAGTGGTGCCGAGATTATGCTGTGgcttttaaattaaattcagTAATTAATAGATTTAATGTTCACGAAGATATGAATGAACAGATTAAGGCACTAAATCCTGTCCGATGGAAG GTATTCCAATGCCTGCTCATTGAAGGAGAGAATACAGGTGAAGGTGCACTGAGAGAAGCAGAGAAATTTATTATCAGCGATGAAGATTTTGAACGATTCCTAGATGGCCATAGAGAGGTCTCATGTTTAGTACCAGAATCTAATCAGAAG ATGAGAGACTCATACCTCATTCTGGATGAATAT ATGCGTTTTCTGAACTGTAGAAATGGACGGAAAGAGCCTTCCAAATCTATCCTAGATGTAGGCGTAGAACATGCTATAAAATTCAGTGGATTTGATGAGAAGATGTTTCTGAGTCGAGGAGGAAAATATGTGTGGAGTAAAGCAGATATGAAGCTAGAATGGTGA
- the RSAD2 gene encoding S-adenosylmethionine-dependent nucleotide dehydratase RSAD2 isoform X2 gives MEKINFSGGEPFLQDRGEFVGKLVQFCKQELKLSSVSIVSNGSMIRERWFKRYGDYLDILAVSCDSFDEEVNVLIGRGQGNKNHIENLQRLRKWCRDYAVAFKLNSVINRFNVHEDMNEQIKALNPVRWKVFQCLLIEGENTGEGALREAEKFIISDEDFERFLDGHREVSCLVPESNQKMRDSYLILDEYMRFLNCRNGRKEPSKSILDVGVEHAIKFSGFDEKMFLSRGGKYVWSKADMKLEW, from the exons atggaaaaaataaacttttcagGAGGAGAGCCATTTCTGCAAGACAGAGGAGAATTTGTGGGCAAATTGGTCCAGTTTTGCAAGCAGGAACTAAAACTGTCAAGTGTCAGCATTGTGAGCAATGGCAGCATGATTAGAGAACGATGGTTCAAGCGTTACG GTGACTACCTAGACATTCTTGCAGTTTCCTGTGATAGTTTTGATGAGGAAGTCAATGTTTTAATTGGCCGTGGACAAGGAAACAAGAACCACATTGAGAATCTCCAAAGACTGAGAAAGTGGTGCCGAGATTATGCTGTGgcttttaaattaaattcagTAATTAATAGATTTAATGTTCACGAAGATATGAATGAACAGATTAAGGCACTAAATCCTGTCCGATGGAAG GTATTCCAATGCCTGCTCATTGAAGGAGAGAATACAGGTGAAGGTGCACTGAGAGAAGCAGAGAAATTTATTATCAGCGATGAAGATTTTGAACGATTCCTAGATGGCCATAGAGAGGTCTCATGTTTAGTACCAGAATCTAATCAGAAG ATGAGAGACTCATACCTCATTCTGGATGAATAT ATGCGTTTTCTGAACTGTAGAAATGGACGGAAAGAGCCTTCCAAATCTATCCTAGATGTAGGCGTAGAACATGCTATAAAATTCAGTGGATTTGATGAGAAGATGTTTCTGAGTCGAGGAGGAAAATATGTGTGGAGTAAAGCAGATATGAAGCTAGAATGGTGA